In Mytilus edulis chromosome 3, xbMytEdul2.2, whole genome shotgun sequence, the genomic window TGGACTTTGCGTCACACAATCAAGAGCAAGGCTTTGCTTAAGAACAATAGACCAACAGGGTGTACTTAACAGATCGCATCGAGTTCTTCGAAGGAGAGTGTACTACAATAGAGGACCAAACTATCTGATTCATGTCGATGGTTACGATAAATTAAAACCCTACGGCATAGCTATACATGGGGCAATCGATGGATACTCTCGTAAACTTTTATGGTTGATAGCAAGTCCCTCCAACAATAACCCCAGATATGTCGGTTACTGGTATCTTAATTGGATCAAACAAAGAAAGATGCTTCCAAGGGTTGTTCGATCGGATGCAGGAACAGAAAACGTCATAATGAGGGATTTACAAAGATCGTTGCGACATAATCAAAACGATGAAATGTCGGGACAAAATTCTTTTCTCGTCGGCAGATCTGTTGCAAATCAAAGAATAGAAAGGCTTTGGGGTACACTACAAACGAGTTTCACCCAGTTTTGGAGAAACCGTTTCCAGGATTTCCAAGACACTGGACTTCTTAATGTATCGTGTCCAGTACATAAAGAATGTGTTCGATTTTGTTTCCTCTCCGTTATCCAACATCAATTGGACATGTTTGCTGAGAACTGGAACTCACATAGAATAAGAAGACAACGTGCTGAAGTTGTAACACCAAGTGGTATTCCAAATATGTTATACTATCAGCCAGAGATCTTTGGTGGAAGAGACTGTTCATTTCCTTTACCATGTAACTTACAAACAATTGACAATCTCATAGAGGAATATACAGAGAACTTTCCAGAGCATGGCTGTAGCAATGAATTTATTAACATTGTCGAGTTGCTTACTGGAAACAGACGAGATCAGTTTCCCATCATCACATCATACGATGACGCAGAGCTATTGTTTCGGACATTGATTGCTGCCTTACCGAATTGAACATTtgctatacattttttatacaataatgattttgcataaacatttttttagaaattaattatatatataatataagtagGTTTGATATTTGGTTTTACCATACAAgaattaaatcaaacaaaattactAGGAGTTACTATATACTGTTTCTTGGTctagattttttgttgttgattatggtaaatataaaagaaaatactcTCTACGCCTAGTGCAGCATGATACGATCACATTTATCAAGGGAACAAACAGTAGGCAAGTGTTGACACAAAGCTCATGCCTGATTTGTAACGCCTGGTCTCGGCACAAAAAAGTTTGCCAATGGGATATGATATTCCTATGTTGATCGCattcgtttgaatggttttgtttCTACTTTCTTGTACTCAAGGATCTAGTTTAATGACAAACGTTTTGCGCCAATACTTTAGGATATGAAACAAAAGACTATTAAGAGGCTGTATCGCTCACATCAACCGTGGCTACATAAGCCAGCCCAATTTAGACCCCGATATAATAGGTATGTTCCCCGTTATTGCCCATCAACGATGGATATAG contains:
- the LOC139517187 gene encoding uncharacterized protein; amino-acid sequence: MESSNILKLLCCLLCVADHDVTGIPYPGDDASVPELVQYYHQLCYTSLQICGFLLFVHGTFMSCSMLKRLKRRLNIRRRNNQSPLPTVVRTILALHRNGLSNVGYRYMWRTLNIGFGLCVTQSRARLCLRTIDQQGVLNRSHRVLRRRVYYNRGPNYLIHVDGYDKLKPYGIAIHGAIDGYSRKLLWLIASPSNNNPRYVGYWYLNWIKQRKMLPRVVRSDAGTENVIMRDLQRSLRHNQNDEMSGQNSFLVGRSVANQRIERLWGTLQTSFTQFWRNRFQDFQDTGLLNVSCPVHKECVRFCFLSVIQHQLDMFAENWNSHRIRRQRAEVVTPSGIPNMLYYQPEIFGGRDCSFPLPCNLQTIDNLIEEYTENFPEHGCSNEFINIVELLTGNRRDQFPIITSYDDAELLFRTLIAALPN